One region of Wyeomyia smithii strain HCP4-BCI-WySm-NY-G18 chromosome 3, ASM2978416v1, whole genome shotgun sequence genomic DNA includes:
- the LOC129729499 gene encoding 17-beta-hydroxysteroid dehydrogenase 13-like → MADDKVEPSAGLPRNKIGPKIAEFFLVLMDIIKVVLLGGPVMFRTVLNILRPRKLKNVSGQLALITGGANGLGREMALLLADHGCNIVIVDIDLKSAEKTCDDLRKKRVSAHAYQVDVSSFKDVETLAAKINGDIGPVDILINNAGLIHFTFLQNSSVDEVNKLIDVNVKSYIWVTKIFLSEMMERKQGHIVAISSICGIYPHPWAVMYTTTKHAVNGFMGALREQLRLQGYGRQIRTTCVSPYYISTRKDVTDFLQEPRFELLTTEYSARVIVDGILRNEPTVAVPPFLDLGIRLMQIFPVKIQQLVRDIVVKEHDLHSVKA, encoded by the exons ATGGCAGACGATAAAGTGGAACCATCCGCTGGCTTACCGCGAAACAAAATTGGACCAAAGATCGCTGAGTTCTTTCTCGTTCTGATGGATATTATAAAAGTAGTTCTGCTTGGTGGACCAGTAATGTTTCGTACAGTGTTGAATATCTTGAGACCGAGgaaattgaaaaatgtttccggACAGCTTGCTTTG ATTACGGGCGGAGCAAATGGGTTAGGTCGAGAAATGGCTTTACTACTAGCGGATCACGGTTGTAACATTGTTATCGTGGATATTGATCTGAAGTCCGCGGAAAAAACTTGTGACGATCTGCGAAAAAAACGCGTAAGCGCTCATGCCTATCAAGTGGATGTGTCTTCCTTCAAAGATGTAGAAACGTTAGCAGCAAAAATCAACGGTGATATTGGACCAGTCGATATCCTCATAAATAATGCAGGCCTTATTCATTTTACCTTTCTACAGAATAGTAGTGTGGACGAAGTGAATAAGTTGATTGATGTTAACGTTAAATCGTATATTTGG GTAACGAAAATATTCTTAAGTGAAATGATGGAACGAAAGCAGGGTCATATCGTAGCGATTTCCTCAATATGTGGTATTTATCCACATCCCTGGGCGGTGATGTATACTACAACGAAGCATGCCGTGAACGGATTTATGGGAGCGCTACGTGAGCAGCTGCGTCTGCAAGGCTATGGGCGCCAAATCAGGACCACTTGTGTCTCTCCGTACTACATCTCTACGCGCAAGGATGTTACGGACTTTTTGCAGGAACCCCg ATTTGAACTACTAACAACTGAGTATTCAGCACGTGTCATCGTGGACGGTATTCTACGTAATGAGCCCACCGTTGCAGTTCCACCATTTCTCGATCTGGGGATCAGGCTAATGCA AATATTCCCGGTAAAGATACAACAACTGGTGCGTGATATTGTTGTCAAGGAGCACGATCTGCACTCAGTAAAGGCATGA